cttcatgcttgtgtagcatagaagtagctcccttgcgtggctaatttagtttgtgtaaccttgttagtcacattacttagtttgtgtagctaagtaattgcgctctctaatttggcattggtcgccttgttattgagtcttgctagtgagcttagttagctttgtgcttttgcttactagcaagtgtaggagctcccttgttgcttaaagtactagcggcataggtttgtgtgaccttgcttctagaattggttaggagagctctagctagcccggtacctttgttgcataattgttatctttgcaaggtgctagtgaacatatatagtggggtgtagtcttggctagaccgttagtttaaattccgcatttgtatcggttagccgacgcgattaagttttagaaaagactattcacccccctctagtcgccatctcaacccttcagGGAGGCAGTGAGAGGGAGCGGGGACAGGGAGAGGAGGGCCGAGCAGGCGCGAGTGCGTGCGTGCGATGGCCGGCAGGTTAGGGTTAGCACTTCTTCGTTTTTTTTATTTATCGTGTGCatatatttttctgtgcgtgcatacattttttctgtgcgtttttaaagcaccgacagaataaattgagtttttctgtgagtgctgattttttccgtgtgtgtattgtcacgcacagaaaaaccatacaattattctgtgggttttcgtatttttctgtcgggatattttgaaaccaacagaaaaatcgtaatttttctgtgcgtaccgaaaaaaacgcacagaacaattcgagtttccagtactgtacctctgccttgaaaaaaaaatataattctgGTTCCATTCCTAGTTAATGTAGGAGTATTTAAAATTGACTAAGTTTATAGCTAAAAAAATATCAATGTTTACTACACCATAGAtatatattgtaaaaatatattccatgaatTGAATAATCTTCATTCTGTATCTTAATTAATATTTTTTTGTCTAAACTTAGTAAAACTTGAGGTAGTTTGACTTGTATTGGTAGTGTGCTTGAATTGCGCTCCTTTTGACGGAGGAACTAGGTGGGTTGACTTTGATGTCTAAACACAAGTAATAGCGTGTTTAGTTGCCCAAACtttggaatttgggctactgtagcattttcgtttttatttggtaaatagtgttcaatcgtggactaattaggctcaaaacgttcgtctcgcaatttccaaccaaactgtgtaattagttttttttcgtctacatttaatgctccatacacgtaccgcaagattcgatgtgatgggtactgtagcacttttttggaagttggggtgggaactaaacacacGCTAAATTGGGCACGTATAAAAATAAGCTTATTTAATTTTCATAAATAGCTGATGGAGATAAAGGATTTTTTCCTGCCATATTACACGGTGGAATGACTCGTGCGCCCGGTTACAGTCAAGAACGTGTCGGTGAACTTATCTTTTTTTCGGATAATGTGTTAAACGCTACATAGTCATGTGCCGTTTCCATTGGTTGTTTAGCCCATTTATTAAGTGACTGTTTGGACTGATTAATGGCTAAACAGCGAGTGACTGATTGTTTACCATTCAGCGTTTAAGATAGCACCGGTGACTGATGAGGAATTAGACCAAATTTATTACAGGACATAAAAAACACTTTAAAAAATTAACAATCTcagaagccaaaaaaaaaacttgtaatCCTAAAAGACATAACCTAACTAACGGTCAGAACTCAGAAGCCCACTGCACCTACCGCCTCTCGTCATGCTCGATCACCTATAGTGCGTCTAGTCCTTGTATGTATGTATCCCTTACGTGCTGAACAGATGCAACAACCTTTCAGCAAGGAAAACAGCTAGCAGACCTGATCGATCAGGCACAGATTCCTTACCCTTACCACTCATATCATCTGCCTCCCGCCCGCCGGGCACGTTCGTCGTCGATGGGGAGCAGCGCGATCATCCAGGCCAAGCTGGTGGGTGGCAAATGTGCAATACACATACACTAGGCATGCATGCAGGACTTGTGCGCACGCACGGCACGCTCGCTCGCTAACGCAGCGCCATGGATTTGCTTGCAGGTGCTTCTCGGGGACCTGGGAGCCGGGAAGACGAGCATCGTCGTTCGGTTCGCCAAAGGGCTCTACCACGAGTGCCAGGCACGCACCACATGCATCGTGATGCAAGCTACGATACTTGTGGTTTGGTTTTCCCGATCTCGTGACGATGTGTTTCCAGGAGTCGACAATCGGAGCCGCCTTCTTCTCGCAGGTGCTGGCCATGGACGAGGCCACCGTGAAGCTCGACATCTGGGACACCGCCGGCCAGGAGCGCTACCACAGCCTCGCCCCCATGTACTACCGCGGCGCCGCCGCGGCCGTCGTCGTCTTCGACATCACGAGCACGGTAGGTGGCTGCTGAATGCTGACTGACTGGCCTCCATCGAAactctgcactgcactgcacaccTGATTGATGAGCTATAAAGCTCCTGCCCTGTTTTGTTCGTGTCCGTGCAGGACTCGTACGTGCGAGCAAAGAGATGGGTGGACGAGCTTCAGAGACAAGGTAGTAAGTACTTGGGAGTACATGACTACATTTCATTTCGTCACTTTTATATTTTCATCAGTAGTTCTCCAAATCAGCTCCAAGAGTTGCTGTTGTTGGCTTGTTGCACATTTTGATCAAAAACAGGGAATCCACATCTGGTGATGGCATTAGTGGGCAACAAGGTCGACTTGCAAGGAAGGCGGCAGGTTGGGACTCAGGTACGCACAACTGTATATCCCTGCAATCCCTTCTCCTTAGCGTGTTGCTGAATAACCTAGTCCGCGATACTTTCTCCTACAGGAAGCCATGGACTACGCTGAAGCAAACGGCCTGTTCTTCACAGAGACCTCGGCCAAGACAGCGCAGAACGTCAGCGAGCTGTTCAACGAGCTTGGCAAGTGCTTGTTGTCTCAGCTTCAGTTTTTGTGGATCGTTATGCTGTCGTGTTGGTCACCTTGTTGTTGTTGGTTAGCTAAGCTAAGCTGACCATGTCTGTACTTGTGCATTGCCAGCTGAAAGGTTGGTGAAGTTGAGGCCTAATCGCCCCGCCGGAATGATCCTGCACGACGCCCAGCGTAGCGATAGCGGCAGCAGGTGGCGCTTCTGCTGCTCCGGGTGACACTGTATTTGCAGGCGTGAGTAAGTCAAAACCGAACCAAGCAATAGAATTTTAGTGATGTGGAGACGTTCTATTAGCCTAGGTTGCAACGTGATTAGCCTCCACATGCATGGAAATCTTACTGCTCGGGTTCATGATATACAAACTGATTATATACTAACCAAAAACCTGTGGTTGATCAGGTGAAAAAATACATCAGATTACATATTTTGACAGTGGATTGTGCATGAACTGAGCTTTGCTTTGTTAAAAATTGTACTGCGGAAGTGGTAAAAAAAACTACACAAAATTTGCAGTTTGAATATCAGCATATGAACAAAGAATAACTATGCACCATCACTCTAGTCTATAATTTATAAGCTCTACACATGCAAGGGGTGAGAGGGTTCTCCCATAGGTCATAGTGCGGGAAGGTGGGTTCGGGGAGCCCGGTTCGTGTCTGATGGGTTATAATCACATTCTCCACGAAAGTCGCCCAAGGCATGTAAGGGTCACCGAAGAACTTGGACATGAGACCCTTGTCTGGCTTGATTGACTTCAGCCTGTGGCGGCCCATGTAGCGACGGTAGCCGATGATCAGCTTGGCGAAATTGCCACCGTGGGTCATGACGAACACATCCGACTTCAGGCATACCAGGAAGTCCATCGCAGCAAGGCTGGTTACATGCTTCTTGAAAGGCTCCATCTCTTCCTTGCTTGCAAGATCTTCTTTGCTAACCTGAAATTACAAAAGGCTAGGTCAGTTGCATGTACCTTGGTTAGCTGTTTCTTGGGAAAATTCTATATAAATATACAGTTTTAACAAGAAGGTAGCTATCTCAATTACACATATTCCTTTGAGCATCTTTTGCATTCTGGCTATATTTGAAATAGCAAAggcaggaaaaggaagacctgcaGATAAAGTAAACATCAGAAGCACCTACCAGATTGGGGAACATATTCCTCAAGGGTGCCATTCTGTTGTTTCCACCATACACCTGTCCTGATGCAACATATATCTGAGTTTCCTTTGTATACCCCCATCGCACGCAAAATAATTCCTATTTCCCCAGGCTCAAGCGGGCAGCGGccttcttttctcttttctagtgCTAATGACCATAAGTGAGATCCATTCTGCAAGCAACACGTGAACAGTATA
The nucleotide sequence above comes from Miscanthus floridulus cultivar M001 chromosome 18, ASM1932011v1, whole genome shotgun sequence. Encoded proteins:
- the LOC136519783 gene encoding ras-related protein RHN1-like, producing MGSSAIIQAKLVLLGDLGAGKTSIVVRFAKGLYHECQESTIGAAFFSQVLAMDEATVKLDIWDTAGQERYHSLAPMYYRGAAAAVVVFDITSTDSYVRAKRWVDELQRQGNPHLVMALVGNKVDLQGRRQVGTQEAMDYAEANGLFFTETSAKTAQNVSELFNELAERLVKLRPNRPAGMILHDAQRSDSGSRWRFCCSG